The Nitrosomonas cryotolerans ATCC 49181 genome includes a window with the following:
- the sucC gene encoding ADP-forming succinate--CoA ligase subunit beta: MKIHEYQAKEILRRFGVATPQGIACFNVEEAVTAARSLGGDLWVVKAQIYAGGRGKGGGIKIARSLDEVRQFAGEILNMTLVTHQTGPKGQTVHRIFIEQGVDINREFYIGMIVDRSHQRVCLMASSEGGMEIEQVAANAPEKIHKVLIDPIIGLTEQDADAISRKIGITESCLVATRTLLRNLYRAFNDTDASLIEVNPLALTIDNHIVALDAKMNFDDNALFRHPDIAALRDLDEEDPLEVEASQHHLSYIPLDGSIGCLVNGAGLAMATMDIIKLYGGSPANFLDVGGGATVEKVTEAFKLMLRNPKLRVILVNIFGGIMKCDVIAEGVVVAARQVRLSVPLVVRLEGTNVALGKKILAESGLSIISVENMADAAKQAVAATADTGRAAYI; encoded by the coding sequence ATGAAAATACATGAATATCAGGCAAAAGAAATTTTGCGCAGATTCGGTGTTGCGACACCACAGGGTATTGCCTGTTTCAATGTTGAAGAAGCTGTAACAGCTGCTAGAAGCCTGGGGGGGGATTTATGGGTGGTGAAGGCGCAAATTTACGCGGGTGGGCGCGGCAAGGGAGGGGGGATAAAAATAGCCAGATCTCTTGACGAGGTTCGTCAGTTTGCAGGAGAAATCCTGAATATGACGCTTGTTACGCATCAGACTGGTCCGAAGGGGCAAACTGTGCATCGGATCTTTATTGAGCAGGGCGTTGATATAAATAGAGAATTCTATATCGGGATGATAGTGGATCGGAGTCATCAACGGGTTTGTTTAATGGCCAGTTCGGAAGGTGGTATGGAAATCGAGCAGGTTGCTGCTAATGCACCGGAAAAAATTCATAAGGTATTGATTGATCCAATAATAGGCCTTACCGAGCAGGATGCTGATGCGATATCCCGCAAGATTGGAATCACGGAATCTTGTCTGGTGGCTACAAGGACCCTATTACGAAACTTATATCGTGCCTTCAATGATACTGACGCTTCATTGATTGAAGTTAATCCGCTGGCACTGACCATTGATAACCATATAGTTGCACTTGATGCAAAAATGAATTTTGATGACAATGCATTATTTCGCCATCCTGATATTGCAGCATTGCGTGATTTGGATGAGGAAGACCCGCTTGAAGTCGAAGCATCTCAGCATCATTTATCTTATATCCCATTGGATGGGAGCATAGGATGTCTGGTCAATGGCGCAGGCTTAGCGATGGCCACCATGGATATCATCAAGCTATACGGAGGTAGTCCTGCTAATTTCCTTGATGTAGGTGGGGGAGCTACTGTAGAAAAAGTAACGGAAGCATTTAAATTGATGCTGCGTAATCCAAAATTGCGGGTTATCTTGGTGAATATATTTGGTGGTATTATGAAATGTGACGTGATTGCTGAGGGCGTTGTTGTGGCTGCGCGACAGGTAAGATTATCGGTCCCGCTGGTAGTGCGCCTTGAGGGTACCAATGTAGCGCTAGGAAAAAAAATCCTGGCTGAATCTGGTTTGTCGATTATATCAGTAGAAAATATGGCAGACGCTGCTAAGCAAGCTGTGGCGGCAACGGCCGATACTGGTCGCGCTGCTTATATATAA
- the sucD gene encoding succinate--CoA ligase subunit alpha, with the protein MSILINKNSRVMTQGITGKTGQFHTRLCREYASGRDCFVAGVNPKKPGESFEGIPIYGTVKEAKQATGATVSVIYVPPASASAAIDEAVDAELDLVICITEGIPVRDMLNTRYKMEGKKTRLVGPNCPGIITPDELKIGIMPGYIHKKGRVGVVSRSGTLTYEAVAQLMEQGLGQSTCIGIGGDPINGLKHLDIMKLFNEDDETDAVLMVGEIGGTDEEDCAYWIKDNMQKPVVGFIAGVTAPPGKRMGHAGAIISGSHGTAQEKLAVMEACGIKVTHNPAEMGKLLKSALC; encoded by the coding sequence ATGTCAATTCTGATCAATAAGAACAGTCGAGTTATGACCCAGGGGATTACTGGTAAAACAGGCCAATTTCATACGCGTCTGTGCCGTGAGTACGCAAGCGGCAGGGATTGTTTTGTTGCCGGTGTTAATCCGAAGAAACCTGGCGAAAGTTTTGAGGGAATCCCGATCTATGGCACGGTTAAAGAAGCGAAGCAGGCAACTGGCGCAACCGTTTCCGTGATTTATGTGCCACCTGCTTCCGCATCCGCGGCCATTGATGAAGCAGTGGATGCAGAATTAGATTTGGTGATATGTATTACCGAGGGCATTCCTGTCCGTGATATGTTAAATACACGTTATAAAATGGAGGGAAAGAAAACGCGTCTAGTTGGCCCGAATTGTCCGGGCATTATTACACCGGATGAACTCAAGATTGGTATTATGCCTGGCTATATCCACAAGAAAGGCCGCGTTGGTGTGGTATCACGTTCCGGCACATTGACTTATGAGGCAGTCGCCCAATTAATGGAGCAAGGACTGGGACAATCGACTTGTATTGGTATTGGGGGGGATCCTATCAATGGATTAAAGCATTTGGATATCATGAAATTATTTAATGAAGATGATGAAACGGATGCGGTTCTAATGGTGGGGGAAATTGGAGGCACTGATGAGGAGGATTGCGCCTATTGGATTAAAGATAATATGCAAAAACCAGTAGTGGGCTTTATTGCGGGCGTGACAGCTCCTCCGGGTAAGCGCATGGGGCATGCCGGCGCGATTATTTCGGGTAGTCATGGAACTGCGCAGGAAAAACTGGCTGTCATGGAAGCGTGTGGCATCAAAGTGACGCATAATCCCGCTGAAATGGGCAAGCTATTAAAATCAGCGTTGTGCTAG
- the dacB gene encoding D-alanyl-D-alanine carboxypeptidase/D-alanyl-D-alanine endopeptidase — translation MFQLKSTVTSFLILIVVSTPIFSHGLPAPVQQKLKQAGIPESAVGIYVSEVGVNQPLIAVNADTAMNPASVMKLVTTFAGLELLGPAYTWQTELYADGELKDGVLQGNLVIKGYGDPKLDLENFWSLVYRLRQTGLREIRGDLILDYTHYDLPKEDPGAFDGQPYRTYNLLPEALLVNYRTSALYFTPQPDNNTVGIVVDPLPESLQLNNNLKLTYGQCGDWLSLLNADIHVDEGEDKRISIRLSGSYAVDCGKKTYLLGLHDSASYTRDLFKQLWMQQGGLFQGNVLIGKTPNNILRLKTYRSPPLAEIIRGINKFSNNIAARQLYLTLGTVPAKANDGSPVTLARSGRAIRQWFSSSGLDFPELVIENGSGLSRKERISAHHMGKLLLAAFQSPVMPEFIASLPIVAIDGTMKNRLIGTPVSGMAHMKTGALNGVQALAGYMLDKFKRRVIVVFFVNHPNASQARPALDLLLQWVYAR, via the coding sequence ATGTTTCAGCTCAAATCAACTGTTACTTCATTTCTGATACTTATTGTTGTATCAACCCCTATATTTTCTCATGGGTTACCGGCTCCCGTTCAACAGAAGCTGAAGCAAGCAGGCATCCCGGAGTCTGCGGTAGGTATTTATGTGAGTGAGGTTGGCGTAAATCAGCCTCTTATAGCTGTTAATGCGGATACAGCGATGAACCCAGCATCGGTAATGAAGCTGGTCACGACCTTTGCCGGATTAGAGTTGCTTGGACCTGCCTATACTTGGCAAACTGAACTGTATGCAGACGGTGAATTAAAAGATGGCGTATTGCAGGGTAATCTGGTGATTAAGGGTTATGGTGATCCTAAACTGGATTTAGAAAATTTCTGGTCGTTAGTTTATCGCTTGCGTCAAACAGGTTTACGTGAAATTAGGGGGGATCTGATACTTGACTATACGCATTACGATTTACCAAAAGAAGACCCCGGTGCTTTTGATGGACAGCCCTATCGTACTTATAATCTACTCCCGGAAGCATTACTGGTAAATTATCGGACGTCTGCACTATATTTCACGCCACAGCCGGATAATAATACTGTTGGGATTGTTGTGGATCCCTTGCCGGAATCATTGCAGCTAAATAACAACCTGAAGCTGACTTACGGACAGTGTGGTGATTGGCTCAGCTTGTTGAATGCGGATATCCATGTTGATGAAGGCGAGGACAAGCGGATATCGATCAGACTAAGTGGTAGTTATGCGGTCGACTGTGGCAAGAAAACCTACCTATTGGGCTTGCATGATAGTGCATCCTATACCAGGGACTTGTTTAAGCAGTTATGGATGCAGCAAGGCGGATTATTTCAAGGTAATGTGCTTATCGGTAAAACACCTAACAATATTTTACGATTAAAAACTTACCGGTCCCCACCATTAGCTGAAATTATTCGCGGGATTAATAAATTTAGCAATAATATTGCTGCGCGACAATTGTACTTGACGCTAGGTACAGTGCCCGCGAAAGCGAATGATGGTTCACCTGTGACACTCGCCCGGTCCGGTAGGGCCATTCGGCAGTGGTTTTCTTCCAGCGGTCTGGATTTTCCAGAACTCGTTATCGAGAATGGATCAGGACTATCACGTAAGGAACGAATTAGTGCGCATCATATGGGAAAACTTTTACTCGCAGCTTTTCAGAGTCCTGTGATGCCAGAATTTATTGCGTCATTACCAATCGTAGCGATTGATGGCACCATGAAGAATCGTTTAATCGGAACGCCTGTAAGCGGCATGGCTCACATGAAAACAGGCGCATTAAATGGGGTACAGGCGCTCGCTGGTTATATGCTGGATAAATTTAAACGTCGTGTAATCGTTGTTTTCTTTGTGAATCACCCCAATGCAAGTCAAGCCCGGCCTGCATTGGATTTGCTGTTGCAATGGGTTTATGCTAGATGA
- a CDS encoding efflux RND transporter permease subunit has product MLASIVRTTIHHRLITLVLALILISFGLRATQQLSIDAFPDVTNVQVQIATEALGRTPEEIERLVTIPLEISMTGLLGLQEMRSLNKSGLSIITLVFTDDTDVFFARQLVMERLLNAATKMPPGIVPVLGPVSTGLGEVYQYTLDHPDDGERALTVEELTHRRVIQDWVVRPLLRSIPGVAEINSQGGYVKQYQVWANPDRLRHYNLTLQQVERAIANNNANSSGGILPLENEQYLVRGVGLIQTLQDIGNIVLDEQGGVPVFVRDIAEVKIGTEVRYGAVMKGGYTESASGIVLMVRGGNAKEIVGNVKAKVAEINERNMLPDGLQIVPYYDRTELVDSALWTVSKVLIEGIILVVIILFIFLGDVRSSLIVVATLVITPLATFMVMNHQNISANLMSLGGMAIAIGLMVDSTVVVVENVYHRLSNASDESRIRTIIDAVIEVGVPVIFGICIIILVFLPLMTLQGMEGKLFSPLAFTIAIALAISLIISLTLSPVLCSYILKGGADHDTKIITILKSAYLRLLDKALSKEKTTISVAIVLLLSSFALFPFLGTSFIPTLMEGSLTPQINRVASISLNETIEMEFEAHKMIMSVPGVERIVSKIGRGESPADPAGQNESDPIVTLDTSAGRTQMDIDEDIRKKLSVLPGVQIVLSQPIAERVDEMLTGVRSEIAIKIFGDELSVLRELSEDISRILKSVPGSQDIRIERLSGQQSLTIDIDRDAIARHGINVADVNELITTAIGGKDVTNLYEGERRFAIALRFPERFRDNIEDIKNLLLRAPDGAMIPLRAVSRINIIDGPAQISREGAKRRVVVGSNVDGRDLGGFVAEIQERLAEEIQLPPGYYFEWGGQFENMERAMATLSIIVPVTIALIFFLLFILFDSVKLAGLTILVLPFASIGGVFALFITGEYLSVPASVGFIALWGIAVLNGVVLLTYIRKLRNDGVSLSEAVVKGCQQRFRPVLMTATVAMLGLVPFLFATGPGSEVQQPLAIVVIGGLITSTLLTLVVLPTLYRWFDEQPDEHTPDQSKQTTAHLQIQSPVTAEAGTPSSYEKL; this is encoded by the coding sequence ATGCTCGCATCAATTGTACGCACCACAATTCATCATCGCCTTATCACACTCGTACTCGCGCTTATTCTAATCAGCTTTGGTTTACGGGCAACACAGCAATTATCCATTGACGCCTTTCCCGATGTAACTAATGTGCAGGTACAGATTGCTACCGAGGCTCTGGGGCGCACACCCGAAGAGATTGAACGCTTGGTAACCATCCCCCTTGAAATATCAATGACTGGCTTGCTGGGCTTACAAGAGATGCGTTCATTGAATAAAAGTGGATTATCGATCATCACTCTGGTATTTACAGATGATACGGATGTATTTTTTGCACGCCAATTGGTGATGGAAAGGCTGCTGAATGCAGCGACTAAAATGCCGCCTGGTATTGTGCCAGTCCTTGGACCCGTATCAACCGGTCTGGGCGAAGTATATCAATACACCCTTGATCACCCGGATGATGGCGAACGGGCGCTCACTGTTGAAGAGTTGACTCATCGACGGGTTATTCAGGACTGGGTGGTCAGGCCACTTTTACGCTCCATACCAGGTGTAGCAGAAATCAATTCCCAGGGAGGCTATGTCAAACAATACCAGGTCTGGGCAAATCCAGACCGGCTACGTCATTACAATTTAACATTACAACAGGTTGAAAGAGCGATCGCAAACAATAATGCCAATTCCAGTGGCGGCATATTACCATTAGAAAATGAGCAGTACCTGGTTCGTGGTGTCGGCTTGATCCAGACATTACAAGATATCGGCAACATTGTCCTTGATGAACAAGGGGGTGTTCCTGTATTTGTACGTGACATTGCTGAGGTCAAGATCGGCACAGAAGTACGCTATGGCGCGGTCATGAAAGGGGGCTACACGGAATCCGCCTCTGGTATCGTATTAATGGTACGAGGGGGCAATGCTAAGGAAATTGTGGGTAACGTAAAAGCCAAGGTGGCTGAGATCAATGAGCGCAATATGCTACCGGACGGACTGCAGATTGTACCTTATTATGATCGCACTGAACTGGTAGATTCTGCCTTGTGGACGGTCAGTAAGGTCTTGATTGAAGGCATTATACTTGTTGTCATTATTTTATTCATATTCCTGGGCGATGTTCGTTCTAGCCTGATTGTGGTAGCAACGCTCGTTATTACACCACTGGCTACATTCATGGTCATGAATCACCAGAATATTTCTGCCAATCTGATGTCGCTGGGAGGCATGGCCATTGCCATTGGTCTAATGGTTGATTCTACTGTCGTTGTCGTTGAAAATGTTTACCATCGTCTGAGTAATGCCAGCGACGAATCACGCATACGCACAATAATCGATGCCGTTATCGAGGTCGGCGTACCGGTGATCTTTGGTATTTGTATTATTATCTTAGTATTTCTGCCATTAATGACCCTGCAAGGCATGGAAGGCAAGCTATTCAGTCCACTTGCTTTCACTATAGCGATCGCTTTGGCAATATCGTTAATTATCTCGTTAACACTATCACCCGTACTGTGTTCCTATATTCTCAAAGGCGGTGCTGATCACGATACCAAGATTATTACCATACTTAAATCAGCTTATCTACGTTTACTGGATAAAGCCCTTTCAAAAGAAAAAACAACCATCTCCGTTGCCATCGTACTATTGTTATCATCATTTGCCTTGTTCCCATTTCTCGGCACATCCTTCATTCCCACACTGATGGAAGGCTCTTTAACACCCCAGATCAATCGTGTCGCATCCATTTCCTTAAATGAGACGATTGAAATGGAATTCGAAGCACACAAAATGATCATGAGCGTACCGGGTGTTGAGCGTATTGTTTCTAAAATCGGACGGGGTGAATCACCCGCTGACCCAGCCGGACAAAATGAATCTGATCCAATCGTCACGCTGGACACAAGCGCCGGACGCACTCAAATGGACATTGATGAGGATATTCGTAAAAAACTCTCCGTGCTGCCAGGTGTACAAATCGTGCTATCGCAACCAATCGCGGAAAGAGTCGACGAAATGCTGACCGGAGTACGTTCAGAGATCGCAATTAAAATTTTTGGTGATGAGTTATCGGTATTGCGTGAATTATCAGAAGATATTTCCCGTATCTTAAAATCCGTACCCGGTTCGCAGGACATTCGTATTGAGCGGCTTTCTGGTCAACAATCATTAACGATTGATATTGATCGGGATGCAATTGCACGTCATGGAATCAACGTTGCTGACGTCAATGAACTCATCACAACCGCTATTGGTGGCAAGGATGTAACTAATTTATATGAAGGCGAACGGCGCTTTGCAATTGCACTGCGTTTCCCCGAAAGATTCCGGGACAATATCGAAGATATTAAGAATCTTTTATTACGTGCACCGGATGGTGCCATGATTCCATTACGTGCTGTCTCACGGATCAATATTATCGATGGTCCGGCTCAGATTTCACGGGAAGGCGCTAAACGACGGGTCGTTGTTGGTTCCAATGTAGATGGGCGCGATCTCGGCGGCTTTGTCGCAGAAATACAAGAACGCCTCGCGGAGGAAATTCAGCTGCCACCTGGTTATTATTTTGAATGGGGCGGACAATTCGAAAACATGGAGCGGGCGATGGCAACACTATCGATTATCGTACCGGTTACAATTGCCCTTATTTTCTTCTTATTATTCATATTATTTGATTCGGTCAAACTGGCGGGATTAACTATCCTGGTACTGCCTTTTGCTTCCATTGGTGGCGTTTTCGCTTTATTTATCACTGGCGAGTATCTCTCTGTTCCCGCATCAGTAGGATTTATTGCATTGTGGGGAATTGCGGTACTCAATGGTGTAGTGCTGTTAACTTATATTCGGAAGTTACGCAATGACGGAGTCAGCCTTTCTGAGGCCGTAGTCAAAGGCTGCCAACAGCGCTTCCGTCCGGTACTGATGACAGCTACCGTGGCAATGCTGGGTCTAGTACCCTTCTTATTTGCTACCGGTCCGGGCTCCGAAGTACAACAACCACTGGCTATTGTCGTGATTGGCGGATTAATTACCTCCACCTTATTAACATTAGTAGTCTTGCCGACATTATATCGTTGGTTCGATGAGCAACCTGATGAGCACACACCCGATCAATCCAAACAAACGACAGCACATCTGCAGATTCAATCGCCAGTTACAGCGGAAGCAGGAACTCCCTCTTCATATGAGAAACTTTGA